The Manihot esculenta cultivar AM560-2 chromosome 1, M.esculenta_v8, whole genome shotgun sequence genome has a window encoding:
- the LOC110601439 gene encoding uncharacterized protein LOC110601439 isoform X1 — translation MPTFTAIALDRLLEPGASKSVDNSVPRSNPAPEQRLPPKTRPVPSSKSILKRRNSISATERKVSLPQRSPALYATPEATPLPDSPSSFTPSPYIINHKRRGPRLLKSFSEVDVASHSKTLNEVNGSAKDSENSVGDSSKDRRVTFSFSDFEGKNVNGTQNSPRIKGESENGAHEASSEGVEMHGTHDGEIGSSNEKLKSRNTRNGLAMEKNSERDGDSEDFFDPRESISYSSYTDSEDNAVVESSVKLAATTAVGEFYDACEELSLESGQQTSLRDLEAELCEMRLNLSMELEKRKQAEETLHNVQNQWQRIRQQLALEGLTLPAFPMTVPEDELSPGIDPAEELCQQVCVARFVSDSIGRGIAKAEVEMEKESQIEAKNFEIARLWDRLHYYEAVNREMSQRNQEVIEKARRKRQVRKRRQKWVWGSIAAAITLGTAALAWSYFPSAKGSCDDSVVPEQDNAAKR, via the exons ATGCCAACTTTTACTGCTATAGCTCTGGATCGGTTGTTAGAACCTGGAGCTTCTAAATCTGTTGACAATTCTGTTCCTCGTTCAAACCCTGCTCCAGAACAGAGGCTTCCTCCAAAAACAAGACCAGTGCCTAGTTCAAAATCAATCCTGAAGAGAAGAAATAGTATATCAGCCACAGAGAGGAAAGTTAGTCTTCCTCAGAGATCACCTGCGCTCTATGCGACCCCTGAAGCAACCCCACTCCCTGATTCACCATCCTCTTTCACTCCTTCCCCATATATTATTAACCACAAGCGGCGCGGGCCACGCCTATTAAAGAGCTTTTCTGAGGTTGATGTAGCTTCTCACTCGAAAACCTTGAATGAGGTCAATGGGAGTGCAAAAGATTCAGAAAATAGCGTTGGTGATTCAAGTAAAGATCGTAgagttactttttctttttctgatttTGAAGGGAAGAATGTAAATGGTACCCAGAATAGTCCACGCATTAAAGGAGAGAGTGAAAATGGTGCCCATGAGGCCTCTAGTGAAGGGGTGGAAATGCATGGTACCCATGATGGTGAAATTGGAAGCAGTAATGAAAAACTTAAAAGCAGAAATACTAGGAATGGCTTGGCCATGGAGAAGAATTCAGAAAGAGATGGTGATTCTGAGGATTTCTTTGATCCTCGGGAATCAATTAGTTATTCTAGTTACACTGATAGTGAGGACAATGCTGTGGTGGAAAGTTCTGTGAAGCTTGCTGCAACTACAGCAGTAGGAGAATTCTATGATGCCTGTGAAG AGCTTTCCTTGGAGAGTGGGCAGCAGACTTCTCTCCGTGACCTTGAAGCTGAATTGTGTGAAATGAGATTAAATTTATCGATGGAGTTAGAGAAGCGAAAGCAAGCAGAAGAAACACTACACAATGTGCAAAATCAGTGGCAGAGGATCAGGCAACAATTAGCCCTTGAAGGATTGACTCTCCCGGCATTTCCCATGACTGTTCCAGAGGATGAGCTATCTCCAGGTATTGATCCTGCAGAAGAGCTGTGCCAGCAGGTGTGTGTTGCTCGGTTTGTGTCAGATTCCATTGGAAGAGGCATTGCAAAAGCTGAGGTGGAAATGGAGAAAGAATCTCAGATTGAAGCAAAGAACTTTGAAATTGCTCGATTGTGGGATCGGCTTCATTATTACGAGGCTGTGAATAGAGAAATGTCTCAGAGGAACCAAGAAGTTATAG AGAAGGCTCGGCGTAAGAGGCAGGTAAGGAAGAGAAGGCAGAAATGGGTTTGGGGCTCAATTGCTGCAGCAATTACACTTGGCACTGCAGCTTTAGCGTGGTCTTACTTTCCATCAGCAAAAGGATCATGTGATGATTCTGTGGTGCCTGAACAAGACAATGCAGCTAAGCGATGA
- the LOC110627330 gene encoding uncharacterized protein LOC110627330: protein MLRAFSTRRSSHRGGYERLLSDESAVAAPDDLEVGTLKRSKTLPAPPPPSLRSSSTAKKFLSQLGFPNDSQSHHNSVKSCARNKANKSHPLLSLFDARRKRKTTAKPEFTRYLEYLREGGVWDVSSNMPVIYYK, encoded by the coding sequence ATGTTGAGAGCATTCAGCACAAGGCGATCAAGCCATCGCGGCGGCTATGAAAGGTTACTCTCTGACGAGTCTGCTGTTGCTGCTCCCGATGATCTGGAAGTGGGAACATTGAAGAGGTCTAAAACCTTACCTGCACCTCCACCGCCATCACTTCGTTCCTCATCGACGGCTAAAAAATTTCTATCTCAATTGGGCTTTCCAAATGATTCTCAATCCCATCACAATTCAGTGAAGTCTTGTGCTAGAAATAAGGCTAACAAGAGTCATCCACTCCTTAGTTTGTTCGATGCTCGCCGGAAGAGGAAAACTACGGCCAAGCCGGAATTCACAAGGTATTTAGAATACCTCAGGGAGGGAGGCGTATGGGATGTCAGTTCAAATATGCCTGTCATTTATTACAAATGA
- the LOC110601439 gene encoding uncharacterized protein LOC110601439 isoform X2, with protein MPTFTAIALDRLLEPGASKSVDNSVPRSNPAPEQRLPPKTRPVPSSKSILKRRNSISATERKVSLPQRSPALYATPEATPLPDSPSSFTPSPYIINHKRRGPRLLKSFSEVDVASHSKTLNEVNGSAKDSENSVGDSSKDRRVTFSFSDFEGKNVNGTQNSPRIKGESENGAHEASSEGVEMHGTHDGEIGSSNEKLKSRNTRNGLAMEKNSERDGDSEDFFDPRESISYSSYTDSEDNAVVESSVKLAATTAVGEFYDACEELSLESGQQTSLRDLEAELCEMRLNLSMELEKRKQAEETLHNVQNQWQRIRQQLALEGLTLPAFPMTVPEDELSPGIDPAEELCQQVCVARFVSDSIGRGIAKAEVEMEKESQIEAKNFEIARLWDRLHYYEAVNREMSQRNQEVID; from the exons ATGCCAACTTTTACTGCTATAGCTCTGGATCGGTTGTTAGAACCTGGAGCTTCTAAATCTGTTGACAATTCTGTTCCTCGTTCAAACCCTGCTCCAGAACAGAGGCTTCCTCCAAAAACAAGACCAGTGCCTAGTTCAAAATCAATCCTGAAGAGAAGAAATAGTATATCAGCCACAGAGAGGAAAGTTAGTCTTCCTCAGAGATCACCTGCGCTCTATGCGACCCCTGAAGCAACCCCACTCCCTGATTCACCATCCTCTTTCACTCCTTCCCCATATATTATTAACCACAAGCGGCGCGGGCCACGCCTATTAAAGAGCTTTTCTGAGGTTGATGTAGCTTCTCACTCGAAAACCTTGAATGAGGTCAATGGGAGTGCAAAAGATTCAGAAAATAGCGTTGGTGATTCAAGTAAAGATCGTAgagttactttttctttttctgatttTGAAGGGAAGAATGTAAATGGTACCCAGAATAGTCCACGCATTAAAGGAGAGAGTGAAAATGGTGCCCATGAGGCCTCTAGTGAAGGGGTGGAAATGCATGGTACCCATGATGGTGAAATTGGAAGCAGTAATGAAAAACTTAAAAGCAGAAATACTAGGAATGGCTTGGCCATGGAGAAGAATTCAGAAAGAGATGGTGATTCTGAGGATTTCTTTGATCCTCGGGAATCAATTAGTTATTCTAGTTACACTGATAGTGAGGACAATGCTGTGGTGGAAAGTTCTGTGAAGCTTGCTGCAACTACAGCAGTAGGAGAATTCTATGATGCCTGTGAAG AGCTTTCCTTGGAGAGTGGGCAGCAGACTTCTCTCCGTGACCTTGAAGCTGAATTGTGTGAAATGAGATTAAATTTATCGATGGAGTTAGAGAAGCGAAAGCAAGCAGAAGAAACACTACACAATGTGCAAAATCAGTGGCAGAGGATCAGGCAACAATTAGCCCTTGAAGGATTGACTCTCCCGGCATTTCCCATGACTGTTCCAGAGGATGAGCTATCTCCAGGTATTGATCCTGCAGAAGAGCTGTGCCAGCAGGTGTGTGTTGCTCGGTTTGTGTCAGATTCCATTGGAAGAGGCATTGCAAAAGCTGAGGTGGAAATGGAGAAAGAATCTCAGATTGAAGCAAAGAACTTTGAAATTGCTCGATTGTGGGATCGGCTTCATTATTACGAGGCTGTGAATAGAGAAATGTCTCAGAGGAACCAAGAAGTTATAG ATTAA
- the LOC110601448 gene encoding eukaryotic translation initiation factor 2 subunit gamma, which yields MSRKGLMEQDLSKLDVTKLHPLSPEVISRQATINIGTIGHVAHGKSTVVKAISGVQTVRFKNELERNITIKLGYANAKIYKCEDEKCPRPMCYKAYGSGKEDSPMCDVPGFENCRMKLLRHVSFVDCPGHDILMATMLNGAAIMDGALLLIAANESCPQPQTSEHLAAVEIMRLQHIIILQNKVDLIQENVAINQHEAIQKFIQGTVADGAPVVPISAQLKYNIDVVCEYIVKKIPIPERNFISPPNMIVIRSFDVNKPGFEVDEIKGGVAGGSIFRGVLKVNQFIEVRPGIVVKDETGNIKCTPIYTRIVSLYAEQNELQFAVPGGLIGVGTTMDPTLTRADRLVGQVLGDVGSLPEVFVELEVNFFLLRRLIGVRTKGTEKQGKVSKLAKGEILMLNIGSMSTGARVIAVKNDLAKLQLTSPVCTSKGEKIALSRRVEKHWRLIGWGMIQAGTTLDVPPCPL from the exons ATGTCGCGGAAAGGGTTGATGGAGCAAGACTTGAGTAAACTGGATGTAACGAAGTTACATCCACTTTCTCCTGAAGTTATATCTCGCCAGGCAACTATAAATATTG GCACCATAGGTCATGTGGCACATGGCAAGTCAACAGTTGTGAAAGCAATATCCGGTGTTCAG ACTGTTCGTTTTAAGAATGAGTTGGAGCGTAACATTACAATTAAACTTGGATATGCAAATGCAAAGATATATAAGTGTGAAGATGAAAAGTGCCCCCGGCCTATGTGCTACAA GGCATACGGAAGTGGAAAGGAAGATAGTCCTATGTGTGATGTACCTGGGTTTGAAAACTGTAGAATGAAATTGCTGAGGCATGTGTCTTTTGTTGATTGCCCG GGTCATGATATTCTCATGGCTACAATGCTTAATGGGGCAGCGATTATGGATGGAGCATTACTTCTCATAGCTGCAAATGAGAGCTGCCCCCAACCACAAACTTCTGAGCATCTTGCTGCTGTTGAAATTATGCGTCTCCAGCATATCATAATCCTTCAAAATAAAGTTGATCTGATTCAAGAAAATGTAGCCATCAACCAACATGAGGCCATTCAGAAATTTATCCAG GGAACTGTTGCTGACGGTGCTCCAGTGGTACCAATTTCTGCACAGCTGAAGTACAATATTGATGTTGTGTGTGAATACATTGTGAAAAAGATCCCAATTCCAGAGAGGAACTTTATCTCACCACCTAATATGATTGTAATTCGCTCTTTTGATGTCAATAAGCCTGGGTTTGAGGTTGATGAGATAAAAGGTGGTGTGGCTGGTGGAAGCATCTTTAGG GGTGTTTTGAAGGTCAATCAATTCATTGAAGTTCGTCCAGGCATTGTTGTTAAAGATGAGACAGGGAATATCAAGTGCACACCAATATATACTAGAATAGTTTCACTTTATGCTGAGCAGAATGAGCTACAATTTGCAGTGCCAGGAGGTCTCATTGGTGTTGGCACAACTATGGACCCTACTTTGACGCGTGCTGATCGGTTGGTGGGTCAAGTCCTTGGTGATGTAGGTTCACTCCCTGAAGTTTTTGTTGAGCTTGAG GTGAACTTCTTCCTTCTTCGAAGACTTATTGGTGTGAGGACAAAGGGCACAGAGAAGCAAGGAAAGGTATCAAAACTGGCTAAAGGAGAGATTCTGATGCTGAATATAGGATCAATGTCAACTGGTGCTCGAgttattgcagtgaagaatgatCTTGCCAAGCTGCAGTTAACATCTCCTGTATGCACTAGCAAGGGAGAGAAGATTGCACTCAGTCGAAGAGTTGAGAAGCATTGGCGTCTTATCGGGTGGGGTATGATTCAAGCTGGAACAACCCTTGATGTTCCTCCGTGCCCCCTTTGA